The following DNA comes from Tunturibacter psychrotolerans.
CTGAATACCAGGGCCCATGCTCGAGCTCAACGTGACACCCTTGATGTATTTGCCCTTGGCTGCAGACGGCTTGGCTTTCACAACGCTCGTGATGACAGTCATCGCGTTATCAACCAGCTTCTGCGGATCGAACGAAAGCTTGCCAACAGGAACGTGAACCAGCGCAGTCTTGTCGGTGCGGAACTCGATCTTACCGGCCTTGATCTCCTTGACCGCAGCGGCAACGTCGGTAGTGACCGTACCCGTCTTCGGATTGGGCATCAGACCCTTGGGGCCAAGCACCTTGCCGAGACGTCCGACCGAACGCATCATGTCGGGGGTCGCGATCAGAGCATCGAAGGCGGTCCAGCCTTCTTTCTGAATTTTCTCGACCAACTCTTCGCCACCAAAGAACTCGGCGCCAGCGGCCTCTGCTTCCTTGATGCGATCGCCGGAGGTGATAACGGCAACGATCTTGGACTTGCCGAGACCGTGCGGGAGCACCACAGTGCCACGAACCATCTGGTCCGCGTGGCGGGGATCAACGCCGAGACGCATGGTCAGGTCGAC
Coding sequences within:
- the rplA gene encoding 50S ribosomal protein L1; its protein translation is MARKLSKNLVKARALVEPRPYLLADAVPLLQKAKYAKFDETVDLTMRLGVDPRHADQMVRGTVVLPHGLGKSKIVAVITSGDRIKEAEAAGAEFFGGEELVEKIQKEGWTAFDALIATPDMMRSVGRLGKVLGPKGLMPNPKTGTVTTDVAAAVKEIKAGKIEFRTDKTALVHVPVGKLSFDPQKLVDNAMTVITSVVKAKPSAAKGKYIKGVTLSSSMGPGIQLDYAAAEAAGKA